A genomic segment from Streptomyces sp. TLI_235 encodes:
- a CDS encoding helix-turn-helix protein (manually curated) translates to MLFLTIPHMVGHVRAQGADIRRKRELLGHGLTRFAQQVGVSPAHLSRIERGLRGAQPEVMKRIATGLGVDIEDISTQTNEK, encoded by the coding sequence TTGTTATTCCTCACCATTCCCCATATGGTTGGGCACGTGAGAGCGCAAGGAGCTGACATCCGGCGCAAGCGCGAGCTACTGGGGCACGGCCTGACCCGCTTCGCCCAGCAAGTCGGTGTCTCACCAGCGCACTTGTCGCGGATCGAAAGAGGTCTCCGCGGGGCCCAGCCCGAGGTGATGAAGCGCATCGCCACAGGGCTCGGCGTCGACATCGAGGACATTTCAACCCAGACGAATGAGAAATGA
- a CDS encoding putative phage-type endonuclease: protein MTVTELPGPSAPAAGRRVTPTARLILPATADRADWLDARRYGIGSSDVAGILGVADNDHSSPLRVYLDKRGELPDDAGQAAFWGTVFEEPVAREWARRNRSVVRRVGLVAHQDHPERRATLDRRITECPLPESGHEACALEVKTRSAFKAARWHAGAPDDVLAQMLWQMAVTGYRHMHYAVLIGGNDYRQGVVRAEEYGRVTADILAAVGKFWTEHVLAEVRPPHSGNPERNVELYRRLHPTRDGVIHLDMTPDAHDALLDYENARLDEAAAKKRKQAAQAEMLRHLGAAQVAVLGGDKAWSMEPTERSNCNLERLAERWPEAYSDCVATKAGERLDIDPRFRLKPRKES, encoded by the coding sequence ATGACCGTGACCGAGCTGCCGGGGCCCAGCGCCCCGGCCGCCGGGCGGCGCGTCACCCCCACCGCCCGGCTCATCCTCCCCGCCACCGCTGACCGCGCGGACTGGCTCGACGCCCGCCGCTACGGCATCGGCAGCAGCGACGTCGCAGGAATCCTCGGTGTCGCCGACAACGACCACAGCAGCCCGCTCCGTGTCTACCTCGACAAGCGCGGTGAACTTCCCGACGATGCCGGACAGGCCGCGTTCTGGGGCACCGTCTTCGAGGAGCCCGTCGCCCGCGAGTGGGCCCGCCGCAACCGCAGTGTCGTCCGCCGTGTCGGCCTGGTCGCCCACCAGGACCACCCGGAGCGGCGCGCCACCCTCGACCGGCGCATCACCGAATGCCCGCTGCCGGAGTCCGGACACGAGGCGTGCGCCCTCGAGGTCAAGACCCGCTCCGCGTTCAAGGCCGCCCGCTGGCACGCCGGCGCCCCCGACGACGTCCTCGCACAGATGCTGTGGCAGATGGCCGTCACCGGCTACCGGCACATGCACTACGCGGTGCTGATCGGCGGCAACGACTACCGGCAGGGCGTCGTCCGCGCCGAGGAGTACGGCCGGGTGACCGCCGACATCCTCGCCGCGGTCGGGAAGTTCTGGACCGAGCACGTCCTCGCCGAGGTCCGGCCGCCGCACTCCGGGAACCCGGAGCGCAACGTCGAGCTGTACCGGCGTCTCCACCCGACCCGGGACGGCGTCATCCACCTCGATATGACGCCGGACGCCCACGACGCGCTCCTCGACTACGAGAACGCCCGCCTCGACGAGGCCGCGGCGAAGAAGCGCAAGCAGGCCGCGCAGGCCGAGATGCTCCGCCACCTCGGCGCCGCCCAGGTCGCCGTCCTCGGCGGCGACAAGGCCTGGTCCATGGAGCCCACCGAACGCTCGAACTGCAACCTCGAGCGGCTCGCCGAGCGCTGGCCCGAGGCGTACTCGGACTGCGTCGCCACGAAGGCCGGCGAGCGCCTCGACATCGACCCCCGCTTCCGTCTCAAGCCCCGTAAGGAGTCCTGA
- a CDS encoding site-specific recombinase XerD, which translates to MAGYIEDRWLNKRKDPETKKRERTARWGKGARYKVAGIPGVRDRVFTTLKDAENWKSTASTDAGRGTFYDPRHGEMTLQEYVDQHWWPSLRKPPTTKQSMRPRIYNHILPHLGAQPLNRIGDEQIRWWVTQAEKDIDVNTLRTTWKHFSSILQAAYKAKRIPANPFRDDELRPPTAPTSKAKAWSLETVLAVREALPPRYRVLLDLAAGAGLRQGETFGFSPDDIDGLKLNVTRQVVKVGGRLAFAPPKGNKERTTVCPPGLAARVRAHTEEFGTVEVTLPWIDPARPNLEWEKRPTRTVRLLVTTTRLNTAGGGAVNRTTWDEKVWKPALAKAGVIPEPVREKVQGERSVWTRFVWAMPREDGFHVLRHTFASVVLQGGETITTLAAWLGHSDPAFTLRTYVHFMPDAGRRGLEALSAWLSPGEEPVRELPGAWVNAETPPELPGGREAA; encoded by the coding sequence GTGGCTGGGTACATCGAAGATCGCTGGCTGAACAAGCGGAAGGACCCGGAGACGAAAAAGCGGGAGCGCACCGCCCGTTGGGGCAAGGGAGCCCGTTACAAGGTCGCGGGCATCCCCGGCGTCCGGGACCGCGTGTTCACAACGCTTAAGGATGCCGAGAACTGGAAGAGCACGGCGTCCACCGACGCCGGCCGCGGCACCTTCTACGACCCGCGCCACGGCGAGATGACGCTGCAGGAGTACGTCGACCAGCACTGGTGGCCCAGCCTGCGGAAGCCGCCCACCACGAAGCAGTCCATGCGGCCGAGGATCTACAACCACATCCTGCCGCACCTCGGGGCCCAGCCCCTCAACCGGATCGGCGACGAGCAGATCCGGTGGTGGGTGACGCAGGCCGAGAAGGACATCGACGTCAACACCCTGCGCACCACTTGGAAGCACTTCAGCAGCATCCTCCAGGCCGCGTACAAGGCCAAGAGGATCCCCGCGAACCCCTTCCGGGACGACGAGCTCCGGCCGCCCACCGCACCGACGAGCAAGGCGAAGGCGTGGTCGCTCGAGACGGTCCTCGCCGTCCGGGAGGCCCTCCCGCCGCGGTACCGGGTCCTCCTGGACCTGGCCGCCGGGGCCGGCCTGCGTCAGGGCGAGACGTTCGGCTTCAGCCCGGACGACATCGACGGCCTCAAGCTGAACGTCACCCGGCAGGTCGTGAAGGTCGGCGGCCGGCTGGCGTTCGCCCCGCCGAAGGGCAACAAGGAGCGGACCACGGTGTGCCCGCCGGGCCTCGCCGCCCGCGTCCGGGCGCACACCGAGGAGTTCGGCACCGTCGAGGTCACCCTGCCGTGGATCGACCCGGCCCGGCCGAACCTCGAGTGGGAAAAGCGGCCGACCCGGACCGTCCGCCTTCTGGTGACCACGACGCGGCTGAACACGGCTGGCGGGGGCGCGGTGAACCGGACGACGTGGGACGAGAAGGTGTGGAAGCCGGCCCTCGCCAAGGCCGGTGTCATCCCGGAGCCGGTGCGGGAGAAGGTGCAGGGGGAGCGGTCGGTCTGGACGCGGTTCGTCTGGGCGATGCCGCGTGAGGACGGCTTCCACGTCCTGCGGCACACGTTCGCGTCCGTCGTCCTCCAGGGCGGCGAGACGATCACGACGCTCGCGGCCTGGCTCGGCCACTCGGACCCGGCGTTCACCCTGCGGACCTACGTCCACTTCATGCCGGACGCCGGACGGCGCGGTCTCGAGGCCCTGTCGGCGTGGCTGTCGCCGGGCGAGGAGCCGGTGCGGGAACTCCCCGGAGCGTGGGTCAACGCTGAAACTCCCCCAGAACTCCCCGGCGGGCGTGAAGCGGCGTGA
- a CDS encoding ERF superfamily protein, producing MGLAENAAALAGRADEAPVIAVREAPDLTEPDLGDLSKDAEQVSAVVAWSRVMGEVRAIGKNQKFDGGAAGRFNFRGVDLALNAFGPVCRKHGVVVAPVAVDPQYRDISTKGGGVKRECTVLVTYRIFGPAGDYFDTQAAGEASDTGGRSTPKAQSIALRTLLLSAGLVPTEDRDADAEQFERDQVPARSATDYRDEIVNPNTSPGRLQQISYELGSLRMLNARVINEVGDEETLDALGRRMYAERTGGAR from the coding sequence GTGGGACTGGCAGAGAACGCCGCCGCGCTGGCTGGCCGCGCCGACGAGGCGCCCGTCATCGCCGTGCGGGAGGCGCCCGACCTCACCGAGCCCGACCTCGGCGACCTCAGCAAGGACGCCGAACAGGTGTCCGCCGTCGTCGCCTGGTCGCGGGTGATGGGCGAGGTCCGAGCAATCGGCAAGAACCAGAAGTTCGACGGCGGCGCCGCCGGCCGCTTCAACTTCCGCGGCGTCGACCTTGCACTGAACGCCTTCGGCCCGGTCTGCCGCAAGCACGGCGTGGTCGTCGCTCCGGTGGCCGTCGACCCACAGTACCGGGACATCAGCACCAAGGGCGGAGGCGTCAAGAGGGAGTGCACCGTGCTGGTGACCTACCGCATCTTCGGGCCTGCAGGGGACTACTTCGACACCCAGGCGGCTGGCGAGGCCTCCGACACGGGCGGCCGGTCGACGCCGAAGGCGCAGTCGATCGCGCTCCGGACGCTGTTGCTGTCCGCCGGGCTGGTGCCGACCGAGGACCGCGACGCGGACGCCGAGCAGTTCGAGCGTGACCAGGTTCCGGCCCGGTCGGCGACCGACTACCGGGACGAGATCGTGAACCCGAACACGTCGCCCGGCCGGCTGCAGCAGATCAGCTACGAGCTGGGCAGCCTGCGGATGCTGAACGCCCGCGTCATCAACGAGGTCGGTGACGAGGAGACCCTCGACGCGCTCGGCCGCCG
- a CDS encoding helix-turn-helix protein encodes MSAGEDEQHLDWAGLGEEIRRSRVARKLSQQQLAEQAGLDRKTVSNYENGRVPSPGRIPDGYHSVARVLEWADGKVEQTLGAPDRRGERAVAPSPLEPTASRGDLTPAELYPGVVAFARACVRAGADPGLRDDLEEAAERLLRSASASRGHQGAYGMAAYRPHGWSEGDPGVPEDDQERIRQAVRDYREGRP; translated from the coding sequence ATGAGCGCGGGCGAGGACGAGCAGCACCTCGACTGGGCAGGGCTCGGCGAGGAGATCCGCCGCAGCCGGGTAGCCCGCAAGCTCAGCCAGCAGCAGCTCGCCGAGCAGGCCGGCCTCGACCGGAAGACGGTCAGCAACTACGAGAACGGGCGGGTGCCCTCCCCAGGCCGGATTCCGGACGGGTATCACTCGGTGGCCCGCGTGCTCGAGTGGGCGGATGGCAAGGTGGAGCAGACCCTTGGGGCGCCGGACCGGAGGGGGGAGCGGGCGGTGGCCCCCTCGCCCCTGGAGCCGACCGCATCGCGGGGCGACTTGACGCCAGCTGAGCTCTATCCAGGGGTCGTTGCCTTCGCGCGTGCGTGCGTGCGGGCCGGGGCCGATCCCGGGCTGCGGGACGACCTCGAGGAGGCTGCGGAGCGGCTTTTGCGGTCTGCCTCTGCCAGCCGCGGTCACCAGGGCGCGTACGGGATGGCCGCGTACCGGCCTCACGGCTGGAGTGAGGGTGACCCTGGCGTGCCGGAGGACGACCAAGAGCGCATCCGCCAGGCCGTCCGCGACTATCGCGAGGGCCGCCCGTAG